In Lachnospiraceae bacterium, one DNA window encodes the following:
- a CDS encoding type IV secretory system conjugative DNA transfer family protein: MSNKIKKLLILNLPYLIAGLVCTNLGEAWRIAEGADMSEKLLSFLSALGTAFSNPMPSLHPMDLLIGVCCGTGLRLAVYLKGKNAKKYRHGMEYGSARWGTQRDIEPFEDPVFANNVILTRTERLMMGNRPKNPANARNKNVLVVGGSGSGKTRFWLKPNLLQCHSSYVVTDPKGDIVIDCGQALLKNGYSIRIFNTINFRKSMHYNPFAYIHSEKDILKLTTTLIANTKGDGKAGDEFWTKAETLLYCALIGYIHYEAPLEEQNFATLIEFLNAMEVREDDETFQNPVDQMFEALKKKKPNHFAVRQYAKFKLAAGKTLKSILVSCGARLAPFDIEEVRDITMYDELSLDTVGDKKTALFLIMSDTDPTFNFLISMIYTQLFNLLCEKADDVYGGRLPVHVRCLIDECANIGQIPNLEKLVATIRSREISACLVLQAQSQLKAIYKDNADTIIGNMDSRIFLGGSEPTTLKELNQALGKETIDLYNTSDTRGNSPSYGTNYQKVGHDLASVDELAVLDGGKCILQLRGVRPFKSDKYDLTQHPNYKLTAGADKKNTFSIEAFLDHRLKLKPGDKYEVVDADHAK; the protein is encoded by the coding sequence TTCTGCCCTTGGCACAGCCTTTTCCAATCCGATGCCAAGTCTGCATCCGATGGATTTGCTGATTGGCGTGTGCTGCGGAACAGGCCTGCGGCTTGCCGTGTACCTGAAAGGCAAAAATGCCAAGAAATATCGCCATGGCATGGAGTATGGCTCTGCACGGTGGGGAACGCAGAGAGACATCGAACCGTTTGAAGATCCGGTGTTTGCAAACAATGTGATTTTGACCCGGACGGAGCGGCTGATGATGGGCAATCGCCCGAAGAATCCGGCAAATGCGAGAAACAAAAACGTGCTTGTGGTCGGTGGTTCCGGCAGCGGTAAGACCCGATTTTGGCTCAAACCCAACCTTTTACAATGTCACAGTTCCTATGTGGTCACTGACCCGAAAGGCGATATCGTAATCGACTGCGGCCAAGCCCTTTTGAAGAATGGATACAGCATCCGGATCTTTAACACCATCAATTTCAGAAAGTCGATGCATTATAATCCCTTCGCGTATATTCACAGCGAAAAGGATATTTTGAAGCTGACCACAACGCTCATTGCCAACACCAAGGGAGACGGCAAGGCCGGTGACGAATTCTGGACGAAGGCAGAGACCTTGCTGTATTGTGCTTTGATTGGTTATATCCACTATGAGGCACCGCTGGAAGAGCAGAACTTTGCAACGCTGATTGAATTCCTGAATGCGATGGAAGTGCGCGAGGATGATGAAACCTTTCAGAATCCAGTGGATCAGATGTTTGAAGCACTGAAAAAGAAGAAGCCGAACCACTTTGCTGTCCGTCAATATGCCAAGTTCAAGCTGGCGGCGGGCAAGACCTTAAAGTCGATTCTTGTGAGCTGCGGTGCACGTCTGGCTCCCTTCGATATTGAGGAAGTCCGCGATATCACCATGTACGATGAGCTGTCGCTGGATACGGTGGGAGATAAGAAAACGGCTCTGTTCCTCATTATGAGCGATACAGACCCGACTTTTAATTTCCTGATTTCGATGATCTATACACAGCTGTTTAACCTGCTGTGCGAGAAAGCGGATGATGTCTACGGCGGCAGATTGCCGGTGCATGTGCGCTGCCTGATTGATGAGTGTGCGAACATTGGTCAGATTCCGAATCTGGAAAAGCTGGTAGCCACCATCCGATCAAGAGAAATCTCGGCATGTCTGGTACTTCAGGCACAGAGCCAGTTGAAGGCAATCTACAAGGACAATGCCGATACCATCATCGGCAATATGGATTCTCGTATTTTCCTTGGCGGTTCGGAGCCGACTACGCTAAAAGAGCTGAATCAGGCTCTGGGAAAAGAAACGATTGATCTGTACAACACTTCCGATACCAGAGGCAACAGCCCATCTTACGGCACCAATTATCAAAAGGTTGGGCATGACCTGGCTTCGGTGGATGAACTGGCTGTGCTGGATGGCGGAAAGTGCATTTTGCAGCTGCGCGGTGTCAGACCGTTCAAGTCAGATAAATACGATCTGACCCAGCATCCGAACTACAAGCTCACTGCCGGTGCTGATAAAAAAAACACGTTCAGCATCGAGGCGTTTCTCGATCATCGGCTGAAGCTCAAGCCCGGTGATAAGTACGAAGTGGTTGACGCAGATCATGCCAAGTAA
- a CDS encoding helix-turn-helix transcriptional regulator, translating to MHISYKPLWHTLLERDMRKEDLRLAAGMTTNMIANMSKEGKHISMDTLARICETLNCEITDVIELVPDEPASTGGKEHERIETKNNGKRN from the coding sequence ATGCACATCAGCTATAAACCACTCTGGCACACACTGTTAGAGCGTGATATGAGGAAAGAGGATTTAAGGCTTGCCGCTGGTATGACAACGAATATGATTGCCAACATGAGCAAAGAGGGAAAGCACATCAGCATGGACACATTAGCCCGTATCTGTGAAACGCTGAATTGTGAGATTACCGATGTGATTGAGTTAGTACCAGACGAGCCTGCTTCCACAGGAGGTAAGGAACATGAGAGAATTGAAACCAAGAATAACGGAAAACGGAATTGA
- a CDS encoding TnpV protein: protein MRELKPRITENGIDYILVGDYYIPDLKLPEEHRPIGKYGRMHREYLREVHPARLNTLILTGELWTYLADLNEQAQERLDTIMEQMKATEGVTEELKRTQQMEWVQRCNNIHNRAEEIVLHDIIYSYGSN, encoded by the coding sequence ATGAGAGAATTGAAACCAAGAATAACGGAAAACGGAATTGATTATATCCTTGTCGGAGATTACTACATCCCGGACTTGAAACTGCCGGAGGAACACCGCCCTATCGGAAAGTACGGACGGATGCACCGGGAATATTTAAGGGAAGTCCACCCAGCCAGATTGAATACATTGATACTGACCGGAGAATTGTGGACATATCTTGCAGACCTGAACGAACAGGCACAGGAACGGTTAGACACTATCATGGAGCAGATGAAAGCCACCGAGGGCGTGACAGAGGAATTGAAGCGAACTCAACAAATGGAATGGGTGCAGCGTTGTAATAACATTCACAACCGGGCAGAAGAAATTGTTTTGCATGATATAATTTATTCATACGGGAGTAATTAA
- a CDS encoding DUF1835 domain-containing protein, protein MIEIVFGESACGSLKIAQTYGKGKYRGSAVSVFMRHEDGSVPSSDEMKEAQIQAQEQEHIAWENAIPLGGKSSDVYCFDMALSVGDISDNGIGEQRKNVLKKMLSVWFVEDLDYQVEEKIQKIKTTLSSVIERYVAGEEVRIWYSYNPDELCGMYWLMKQLRPLNCQTTIYLVKLPAWEYGKENTMTSKIAWGEVSPGEWGKYITLQEKAKPVFLSACAMKWNQLQNENAPLRAMLNGKLQSVSEDIYDSFILREIAEQPEQFKMAIVIGNVLGKYQLGISDVWISNRIDKMLEDGVLEIIQDAPKGETNYRRILRKRMK, encoded by the coding sequence ATGATTGAAATTGTATTTGGTGAAAGTGCCTGTGGAAGTTTGAAAATTGCCCAAACTTACGGTAAGGGAAAGTATAGAGGAAGTGCAGTTTCGGTCTTTATGAGGCACGAAGATGGGAGTGTTCCATCTTCAGATGAAATGAAAGAAGCACAAATTCAAGCACAGGAACAAGAACATATTGCTTGGGAGAATGCTATTCCATTGGGAGGCAAGAGCAGTGATGTTTATTGTTTTGATATGGCTCTTAGTGTGGGAGATATTTCTGATAATGGAATTGGCGAACAGCGGAAAAATGTTCTCAAGAAAATGCTGTCTGTCTGGTTTGTAGAGGATTTAGACTATCAGGTTGAAGAAAAAATACAGAAAATTAAAACTACATTGTCTTCGGTTATTGAACGATATGTAGCTGGGGAAGAAGTTCGTATTTGGTATAGCTATAATCCGGATGAACTTTGCGGTATGTACTGGCTTATGAAACAACTTCGACCATTAAACTGTCAGACAACAATTTATTTGGTTAAGTTACCTGCCTGGGAATATGGAAAAGAAAATACTATGACATCCAAAATAGCATGGGGTGAGGTTTCTCCTGGCGAATGGGGAAAATATATAACTCTACAAGAAAAAGCTAAGCCTGTATTTCTTTCAGCTTGTGCTATGAAATGGAATCAACTTCAAAATGAAAATGCACCTTTGCGTGCAATGCTAAATGGTAAATTGCAAAGTGTTTCAGAAGATATATATGATAGTTTCATTCTTCGTGAAATTGCGGAACAGCCAGAGCAATTCAAAATGGCTATTGTTATAGGTAATGTTTTAGGAAAATATCAACTTGGAATTAGTGATGTATGGATTTCTAATCGCATTGATAAAATGCTTGAAGATGGTGTGTTGGAAATTATACAGGACGCACCAAAGGGAGAAACAAATTATCGCCGGATATTAAGAAAACGAATGAAATAA
- a CDS encoding helix-turn-helix transcriptional regulator, with the protein MKGATSIQERLWELRKDKGLNLEELSKLTGISKSALGSYEKEDFKEINHGNLITLADFYGVSVDYLLCRTENREQINTPLTELHLNDEMVALLKSGRINNRLLCELATHKDFIKFLADIEIYVDGIATMQIQNLNALVDTVRHEIIERYRPGEDDPHLKVLQAAHISDDEYFSHMVLDDLNLIIRDIREAHKKDSESAPQTTVADELKENLEAVENFKGSRDEKLVVLYCKQLGINYKNLSDEEFRWLIRILKKSKKMGTPISQRKKR; encoded by the coding sequence ATGAAAGGAGCAACAAGCATACAGGAACGCCTTTGGGAACTCCGCAAGGACAAAGGCTTAAATCTGGAAGAACTATCAAAGCTGACAGGCATTTCCAAATCAGCTCTTGGAAGTTATGAAAAAGAGGATTTTAAGGAAATCAATCATGGCAACCTTATCACGCTGGCAGACTTCTATGGGGTCTCTGTTGATTATCTACTGTGCCGGACAGAGAACAGGGAGCAGATCAACACACCATTGACGGAGCTGCATTTGAATGATGAGATGGTGGCACTGCTGAAAAGCGGTCGGATTAACAACCGTCTGCTCTGTGAGCTTGCTACACATAAAGATTTCATCAAGTTTCTTGCAGACATTGAGATTTATGTGGACGGGATTGCTACCATGCAGATTCAAAACCTCAATGCACTTGTCGATACCGTCCGGCATGAAATCATTGAACGGTATCGCCCAGGCGAAGATGACCCGCATTTGAAAGTGCTGCAAGCCGCCCATATCAGTGATGATGAGTATTTCAGTCACATGGTTCTGGATGACCTCAACCTGATTATCCGGGATATTCGGGAAGCCCACAAAAAGGACAGTGAGAGTGCGCCCCAGACCACCGTTGCCGATGAATTGAAAGAAAATCTCGAAGCAGTCGAAAATTTCAAGGGCAGCCGGGATGAAAAGCTGGTTGTCCTTTACTGCAAGCAGCTCGGTATCAACTATAAAAATCTGTCAGACGAAGAATTTCGCTGGCTGATTCGGATTCTCAAAAAATCAAAGAAAATGGGAACGCCTATCAGCCAGAGGAAAAAACGGTAA
- a CDS encoding DeoR family transcriptional regulator: MNFEFMTIDTPLPPCMPFPRALTGFPVSSTAKVMYCRMLDAMLSKGQEDENGILFVCFPVTAIAAVLSRSPMTVKRSLNELETAGLIMRVRQGVGEPNRIYVLIPGKEDAALA; encoded by the coding sequence ATGAATTTTGAATTTATGACGATAGACACACCATTGCCGCCCTGTATGCCCTTTCCCAGAGCGTTGACAGGATTTCCAGTCAGCAGCACCGCAAAGGTCATGTACTGCCGGATGTTGGACGCTATGCTCTCCAAAGGTCAGGAGGACGAGAACGGAATCCTGTTTGTCTGCTTCCCTGTCACAGCCATTGCCGCAGTCCTGTCCCGCAGTCCCATGACGGTCAAGCGTTCTCTGAATGAACTGGAAACCGCCGGACTTATCATGCGGGTGCGTCAGGGCGTTGGAGAACCAAACAGGATTTATGTGCTGATACCGGGAAAGGAGGACGCTGCCCTTGCCTGA
- a CDS encoding DUF3847 domain-containing protein: MPDTSKLEKLNRELEKSEKKLRKAINDEKALQHQLKQLTRKERTHRLCTRGGMLESFLQEPERLTDDDVMLLLKLIFHRQDTQELLKKLLEREKPETP; encoded by the coding sequence TTGCCTGATACCTCAAAGCTGGAAAAGCTCAACCGGGAGTTGGAGAAAAGCGAAAAGAAACTGCGGAAAGCCATCAATGATGAAAAGGCATTGCAGCACCAGTTAAAGCAGCTTACCCGAAAGGAACGGACGCACCGGCTCTGTACTCGTGGCGGTATGCTGGAAAGTTTTCTGCAAGAGCCGGAACGCCTGACAGATGATGATGTCATGCTGTTGTTGAAACTCATTTTTCACAGGCAGGACACGCAGGAACTATTGAAAAAACTGCTGGAACGGGAGAAGCCGGAAACCCCTTAG
- a CDS encoding CPCC family cysteine-rich protein, with protein sequence MKKYQCPCCGYFTYNVPANEDCGYICPVCFWENDPFIASDNEPSDSNHGITLKEAKSNFSKFGACEKEMLCYVRPPRDDEKKIS encoded by the coding sequence ATGAAAAAATACCAATGTCCTTGCTGCGGATATTTTACCTATAATGTTCCGGCAAATGAAGATTGTGGGTATATCTGTCCCGTTTGTTTTTGGGAGAATGACCCATTCATTGCTTCTGATAACGAACCAAGTGACTCTAATCATGGAATAACGCTAAAAGAAGCGAAATCCAATTTCTCAAAATTTGGTGCTTGTGAAAAAGAAATGTTATGTTATGTCCGACCACCAAGAGATGATGAAAAGAAAATTTCATAG